The Saprospiraceae bacterium genome includes the window TAGCCAAGAAAATAGAAAGCGAGGAGGCGCTTTTTGATCCCAATACTGTAAAAGTTGTTTTTAATGAGATAGGGGAGGCTTTATATTTTAGCCGGAGCACCATTCCCTTTTTGCGGAATTTCAGCAAAGACCAATGGCTGATGAGGCATGATTTTTATAAACATATAGGCATCTATGCTTTTCGTAAGGAAGTACTGCTTGCCTGCGCCAAACTCCCCCAAGGACGCTTGGAAAAAATGGAGTCCCTGGAACAACTCAGGTGGCTCGAGGCTGGCTATCGCATTAAAGTAGGCCTGACGCAGGTGGAAACGATAGGAATAGATACTCCCGATGATTTAAGGAAATTTGAGGTATAATATAGGAAAAACTTAAGTTAAAAAGGTGCCATTGAAAGACAAGGGCAATAAATTTTCGATTCCTTCAATTTTGTAAACCTCTCCTTCTTCTGCTTGTAGTAACAGGGTGATAGGGGCCTGCTGACGACTTTCATACTCGCTGATCATTTGTCGGCAAGCACCACAGGGTGCCGCCGGTTCGCTAATCTTTTGTCGACCACTTTTTATCCTGATGGCCATCGTCAGGATTTTTGCCGCCGGGAAAGCCATTTTTGCATTAGATAAGGCTACGGGTTCGGCGCATATACACATGGGATAGGCAGCGTTTTCCTGATTGGCACCCTTCACGATATGGCCGTTATCCAAGGACAGTGCGACCCCTACTCGAAAATCAGAGTATGGCGCATAGGCTTGATCACAGGCCTGTAGGGCGGCCTCAAGGAGTGCTTGTTCGGCTTTCTCCATTTCTTCCTTTTTGAACACTTGGACTTCCGTCTTTAGATGCATTCGCCTCATTATACTATGATTTGATTTTGGAGGAGGATAAAGCTAAGGGATTTTTTTGTAATTTGCAGCCTTTCCTATCTATCAGGAACTAGTTGATTTAAACAAAAAATAATACAGTTTCTTTATTCATGCATGTGGCAATAAAACATACTACTAAGTATATTGCGGCCTTTTGAAAAAAATAGCGCTTGCTCTTTTTTTGCTATTTGCGAAAAACATAAAAATTGGATTAGGGTTAACAATTTGCCCAAACATATGTTTTAAGAAGCTGCTAATATTATGTTTTATAACATCATTTAGTGCTTGCTAAATAAAATCAAAAACATGAAAAATATTCTAATCATTGGAGCGGGAAGATCCTCCTCTGCATTAATAAAATACGTTCTTGAGCTAGCAAAGGAAAAAAACTGTTTTGTCACGGTGGCCGATGCTGATCCCCAAATGGCGGAGGCAAAAGTAGGCGACCATCCCAATGGCAGATCAGCTTGGCTGGATGTCCTCAAAGTCAATGACCGAAAAGACTTAATAAGCAGGGCCGATATTGTTGTATCTTTACTCCCCGCCCACCTTCACCTGGAAGTAGCTCATGATTGTATAAAAATGAGGAAACACCTGATTACGGCCTCCTATGTGTCACAAGAAATGTATCGCCTTGGCGATGAGGCCAGAGACCGGGAGTTGATTTTTATGGGAGAAATGGGGCTAGATCCGGGCATAGATCATATGTCTGCCAAACAAAAAATAGAAGAAATTCAGGCATTAGGCGGCAAAATTACAGCATTTAGGTCTTTCACAGGTGGTTTGATAGCTCCTGAAAGCGATGACAATCCCTGGCATTATAAATTCACCTGGAACCCACGAAACGTCGTGTTAATGGGGCAGGGAACGGCCCAATACCTGGAGGGCGGAAAGCTTAAGTTTTTGCCCTATAACCGCCTGTTCAAAGAATATAGGTCGGTAGAAGTTCCAGGGCTGGGTAATAATTATGAGGTATATGCCAACAGAGACTCCTTGCTTTATAAAGATATTTATGGCTTAAAAGGTATTCCGAACATTTTGCGTGGCACCTTCCGCCCTCCTGGCTTTTGCGATGCCTGGAATGCCCTGATTAAGATAGGACTCACAGATGGTTCTTTCCCAATCCTGAATTCGGGTGAAATTACCTATCATGAATGGTTGGACGGATATGTCAATGGCATTAGTGGCAGTTCGGTTAAAGAAAGGATAGCCAATCTCATCGAGGAGGACATCGATTCTCCCGTCATGCAAAAACTGGATTGGCTTGGAATATTCCGCAAAAAGAAGATAAAATTGTCAAATGCTACGCCAGCCCTTATTTTGGAGCATTTGCTACTGGAAAAATGGAAACTCAGTAAAGGCGATAGAGACATGGTCGTCATGCAGCATGAATTTGAATATAAACTACAAGGAAAAAAACACCTCTTGGAATCTACCCTTATCCTGAAAGGTGACAATGAGATGGAAACGGCCATGTCAAAACTGGTTGGATTACCAATGGGTATTTTTGTTCGATTGGTCATGGAGGGGAAAATTACCTCAACCGGCGTAAATATCCCAGTGATGAAAGAGGTCTACGAACCCGTGCTAGCTGAATTGCAAAACTTTGGTGTCGTCTTTAAGGAACGAGAAAGAATTCTTGATTAATACTACTTCATTCTACCATCAGGTATTAAGGATCAGCCCGCTGAGGGCCATGCAGCTTTTTAATGTTTCAAGGCAAGGCAGTCTGATCCTTATCGCTATTTTATTGGCCCAATTTAATTTGCCTACGGCATTGCTAGGCAATTATGAACAGTTACTTTTTCTGGGCAATTTACTTACTTTTTTCTGGATTTCAGGTTTGGTGCAAGGCTTGCTAAGTCATTACCCTGTTCTGAGTGAGCCGGATCAGAAGCGTTTGCTTTTCAATTCTTTTTTTCTATTATTAGGGTTGGCTGTAGGGCTTTTTCTGTTAGCCTATTGGGCCAAGACATTTTTATGGACAAGCTTGCTCCAGCAGGACAACCTTTTGTATTACGATCTTTTTCTGGTTTATCTTTGTTTGAATTTCCCAACTCATTTGGTCGAAAATTTTCTGCTTTTGCAAAAAAAAGGGATTCAAATCCTGCTTTTTGGGCTATTTTCTTTTTCCTTACAGCTGCTATTGATGGTTGGGCCTGTGTACCTTGGGTGGGATTTCCGCTATAGTTTTTATGGATTAGTGGTTGTGGCTAGTGTAAAGTTTTCCTATCTCTTTTTTATGGTCTGGCAACAGGGAATTTGGAAACTGGATTTAACCCTGGTCAAACAATGGTTAAAGCTATCCTGGCCACTTGTGCTATATGCGATTTTGGGCGGACTGTTACCCGCCTATGATGGCTGGTTGGTAGGCTATTTATTTGATGGAGATGAGAAAATGTTCGCTATTTTCAGGTATGGAGCCCGGGAATTGCCCTTGGCCCTGGCCTTGACCAATGCCTTCTCTTCTGCTATGCTCCCCGAAATTGCTACTGGAGGCCATGAGGCGCTGATAGAAATGAAACGTAGGTCGGTCAAACTATTTCACTTGCTTTTTCCCCTTTCGCTGTTTTTAATGTTGGCCAGTGATGCCTTATTTCCCCTGCTTTTTAATGAAGATTTTGTAGCTAGTGCTTTTGTTTTTCGCATTTACCTATTGGTTATTATTAGTCGGGTGGTTTTTTCTTCAACCATTTTAATCAGCAGGCAGGATAATGCGATGATCACCAAAATAGGTTTGATCGAATTATTGGTCAATATCTTGAGCAGCTATATCCTGGGTCAATATTTTGGCATTGCCGGTATTGCGATGGGGACACTCCTTGCCTTCAGTCTGGAGAAAATCTTACAGGTAGCTTATCTTCACTTTCAGCACAAAGTTTCTCCTAAAGATTACCTTGATTTTAAGTGGTTTTTTGGATATTCGGCCCTACTTTTGTTGTCCTTTCTATGGACCCTTTAATGGCAAATGAATGATACAATGCAAATTACCAGGTCTATGCGTGTTTGAAAGCGCCCTTTACCAAACAACGACAACGGTAGTGGATACGGCTGATATGGTTTTGGTCGTAGACCCGAATTGGTTGCCGACAGAGATAGCAAGAGTGGTGCAATATGTCTACACGATAAAGGGAAATCGTCCACTCTACCTTTTATTCACCCACTCTGATTATGACCACATTATCGCCTATCATGCCTTTCCTGGAGCCAAAACCATTGCTTCCGCCTCCTTTGTCGACAATCCTCATAAGGCCAAAGAAATAGAACAAATCAAGGCATTTGATGATAAATATTACATTCAGCGGAATTACGCCATTGAATATCCCCATATTGATATTGAGATTGCCAAAGAGGAAGACTATATTGCTTTTGAAAACACCCGTATTCGATTTTGGATGGCGCCAGGCCACAATCGGGACGGACTTTTTGCCCTGATTGAACCCTTAGGCATTTGGATTGTTGGAGATTATTTATCAGATATCGAATTTCCATTTATTTATCACAGTCTAAGTGATTATGAGGAGACACTGGAAAAGGCGGGTAACATCCTATCTACATCCAGACCAAAGGTCTTGGTGCCAGGCCATGGAAACGCTTGTTTTGAAGGGAGTGAGATGCAAAATCGGCTCAGGGTGTCCAGTGACTACCTCCAACGATTGCGTCTACATATAGAGGGTAAAACCGAATTTGATGAACAATGGCTGTGGGACCAATACCATTTTCCTTTAGGAATGAAAGTTATGCATGAAGAAAACATTAAAATAATCACCAAAGCATTAAATAAACGCTAATTAGATGTCGAAAGTTTTGATCATTGGGGCCGGTGGGGTCGGCCGGGTTGTAGCTTACAAATGCGCCCAACATCCCGAAGTTTTTTCTCATATTATGTTGGCGAGTCGCACCCAGTCTAAATGTGACGAAATCATCGCTGATGTCAAAAGAGATACAGGTCATCAGTATTTGGAAACAGCAAAAGTGGATGCCGAAAACGTACCTGAACTGGTGCGACTCATCCGGTCTTTTCAACCCAAGCTGGTCCTGCACGTCGCTTTACCCTATCAAGATTTGACCATCATGGATGCTTGTCTCGAAGCTGGCGTCAATTACCTGGACACGGCCAATTACGAACCCAAAGACGAAGCCAAATTCGAGTACAGCTGGCAATGGGCATACCAGGATCGCTTTAAAGAGGCGGGGCTGATGGCTGTCTTAGGTTGTGGTTTTGATCCAGGGGTGACGAGCATTTTTACAGCGCGGGCTGCCAAGCATCATTTTGACGAAATCCACTACCTGGATATTGTAGATTGCAATGCGGGTGACCATGGCAAGGCTTTTGCGACCAATTTCAATCCAGAGATTAATATTCGGGAAATTACCCAGAAAGGCCGTTATTATGAAAATGGAAAATGGATTGAAACCGAACCCCACGAGATTTCGATGGATCTTCATTACCCCAATATCGGACCAAAAAGGTCTTACCTCATCTATCACGAGGAATTGGAGTCATTGGTCAAGCATTTCCCAACCCTAAAACGAGCCCGCTTTTGGATGACTTTTGGCCAGGAATACCTTACGCACCTTCGCGTGATCCAAAATATTGGAATGGCCCGAATCGATGCAGTCAAGTACAAAGGCATCGATATCATTCCCCTGGAGTTTCTGAAAGCCGTCTTACCTGATCCCGGCGAATTAGGCGAAAACTACACTGGCGAAACCTCCATTGGTTGCCGGATAAAGGGGATCAAAGACGGTAAAGAAAAGACCTATTATATCTGGAACAACTGCAGCCATGAGGCGGCCTATAAAGAAACGGGTGCCCAAGGTGTTTCCTATACGACTGGCGTGCCTGCTATGATCGGCGCCATGATGATGATGACCGGTAAATGGACCGGCAAAGGCGTCTTTAATGTGGAAGAATTCAACCCTGATCCTTTCTTGGAGAAACTCGGAGAATACGGTTTACCATGGGAGGAAAAAACGGGAATAGACCTGGAATTTTAATTCAATGAATATAAATTATCAAGCGGTGCCTTCGCCCTCCTTTGTGTTGGAGGAGGCCCGCCTTCGTCAAAATCTGACCCTGATTCAAGGTGTCCAGGAAGCTGCGGATGTCTCTATTATCCTGGCCCTGAAAGGCTTTTCGATGTGGAAGGTTTTCCCCTTTGTCAAGCAATACTTGAAGGGAGCAACGGCTAGTTCACTGTATGAAGCTCGACTTATTTTTGAGGAAATGGGGGTTAAAGCACATACCTATTCACCGGCCTATCTCCCCGACGAATTTGAGGAAATACTTGGTTATAGTAGTCATATTACCTTTAATTCCATTAGTGAATACCATCGTTACCAAAAACGCCTGGCAGCTTTTCCTGTCAAAGTATCGCCAGGTATCCGCGTCAACCCAGAGTACTCGCCCGTGGAAGTTGCACTATACAACCCAGCCGCCCCAGGATCCAGATTGGGCGAAATGGTGGAAGCTTTTGCAGCCGGTCTGCCGGAGGGCGTCGAAGGTTTGCATTTTCACACCCTTTGCGAATCAGGGGCCGATGACCTGGAAAAGGTATTGGCCGCATTCGAAAAGCGCTTTGCCCATTTTTTGCCCCAACTCAAATGGGTCAACTTTGGCGGCGGACACCTGATGACGCGCAAAGGCTATGATCTAGATTTACTAATACGCCTGTTAAAGGACTTTAGGCAGCGGCATGGCGTGGAGGTGATCCTGGAGCCAGGAAGCGCCATCGCCTGGGAAACGGGTGTTTTAGTCGCTTCGGTCCTGGATATCATCGAAAGCAGAGGCATTAAAACAGCCATTTTGGATGTCTCCTTTACGGCCCACATGCCCGATACCTTGGAAATGCCCTATCGCCCCCGTATTGTCGGCGCCAGCGATCCCGTCGAGGGCCTCCCCACCTATCGAATGGGCGGTGTGAGTTGCCTGGCTGGCGATTTTATGTCAGCCTATAGCTTTCCGCATGAACTTCAAGTGGGAGATCGGGTTATATTGGAAGATATGATCCATTATACGATGGTCAAAACCACCATGTTTAATGGGGTAAAGCATCCTAGTATATGTATTTGGAAGGAGAACGGAAGTTTGGAGGTCGTCAGAACCTTCCAGTACGAAGATTACAAGCACCGAATGTCATAAAATACAAATCTTAAAAAACAGTTAAACGTTTTTTTAAGTTATATTTAAAGACAAATACTAGCGACCTTACCATACATTTTTTCATAAAAATAGAACCAGATGCGTTTAAAAATGCTTTTCACTGCGCTTTTCGCTGTATTATTCGCGAATTTTTCTTTGCAAGCGCAGAAACCCGCTGTTGAAAAACTTCCTGAGGGAATCGAAAAGGTGACCTCTGTAGAAGGGATTACTGAATATTTATTGACCTCAAATGGTTTGAAAATCCTACTTTTCCCCGACCCGTCTCAACCCACCATTACGGTCAATATAACTTACCTCGTAGGTTCTCGTCACGAGGCATACGGAGAGACAGGGATGGCCCACTTGCTAGAACACCTTGTTTTCAAAGGAACGCCTAATCACCCGAATATTCCACAAGAATTGACGGAGCACGGCGCACGACCAAATGGTACCACCAGTGTAGACCGGACCAACTATTTTGAAACTTTTTCTGCTACCGAAGAAAACCTGAAATGGGCCCTGGATTTGGAAGCCGATCGAATGGTCAACTCTTTTATTGCCAAAAAAGACCTGGACAGTGAGATGACCGTGGTGAGAAATGAATTCGAAAGGGGCGAAAATAGTCCTGGCCGTATTCTTTCTCAAAGAATCTATTCTTCAGCCTTCTTGTGGCACAATTATGGTAAATCGACCATTGGGGCACGTTCGGATATAGAACAAGTGCCGATTGAGCGACTACAAGGTTTTTACCGCAAATATTATCAACCAGATAATGCTGTATTGGCGGTATCTGGAAAGATTAATGTGTTGGAAACCTTAAAATTAATTTCTGAGTATTTTGGTAAGATACCTAAGCCTGACAGGGTGCTTTACAAAACCTATACAAAAGAACCTACCCAAGATGGAGAACGCTTGGTTACCCTGAAACGAACGGGAGACGTCCAAGCGGTGGCTTGTGCTTATCATACGGCTCCTGCTTCTCATCCGGATAATACCAAGTTAGATGTCTTGATGGAGATTTTGACTAACGAGCCATCTGGTAGATTATATAAAGCATTGGTAGAATCAGAGCTGGCCGCTTCTCAATGGGGATCTATCCGTTCGATGAGGGAATCCAGTGTCGCTTATTTCTCAGCAGATGTGCTAAAGGAGAAATCTTTAGAAGAAGCTAAAAATATAATGCTTCAAACTATTGATGAAATAGGCGATAATCCGCCCACAGAGGAAGAAGTAGAAAGAGCCAAATCCAGTTTGCTGAAAAACTTTGAACTCTTTTTTAAGAACTCTTCCAGCGTTGGATTAGCTATCAGTGAATTTGTAGCAATGGGCGACTGGCGACTAGCCTTTATCTACCGGGACCAGTTGGAGAAAGTAACCTTGGAGGACGTGGTAATGGTCTCTAAAAAATACTTTAAACCATCCAATCGGACGGTTGGCCTATTCATTCCAGAAGAAAACCCCGATCGGGTAGATATCCCAGATATGCCCAATATCGAGGAATTGGTGAAAGATTATAAGGGCCGTGCTGAGATTTCAGCTGGAGAGGAATTTGATCCCTCACCTGCTAATATTGATGCCCGAACCCAAAAAGATGAAATCCCTAATTCCTTGGAATTCGCCTTCCTGACCAAAGAAACCCGAGGTGATGCGGTGGTAGGTCGGATGACGCTCCGTTTCGGAGATGCTAAGCGGTTGAGCGGCAAAGCCATGGTCGCTCAGTTGACTGCCGCTATGCTCGATAAGGGAACCACTAAAATGGATCGCCAGAAGATTCAGGATGAACTGGATCGTCTCAAATCGCGCGTAAGGATATTTGGCGGTGGTGCGGCAGCAAGTGTTTCCCTGGAATCAGATCGCGAACACCTGCCCGAATTAATTTCGTTGGTAGGAGATATGTTTAAGTCACCTAGCTTTCCGGAAGCAGAATTTGAAAAATTAAAGCAAGAACGAATTGCCGCTATCGAACAACAACGGTCCGATCCACAAGCTTTAGCCTCTCAAAAATTGAGCCGCGTGATGAATAATTATTCAAAAGATGACATTCGTTATGCGATGGATTTCGACGAACAATTGGCGGCGATCAATGCAGTGACCATAGACGATGTGAAGAAATTCCATAAAGATTTTTATGGTTCAACTGACGGCACGGTTTCATTGGTAGGCGATTTTGACGATGGTGTGGCTAAGAAAGCCCTTGCCAAGACTTTTATGGACTGGAAAAGCCCTGGCAAATACACCAGGATTAAGGACGAACATTACGAGCCAAAGCCAGTGAACGAAACCATCAATACGCCAGATAAGGCCAATGCGACTTTCTTCGCTGCTCTTAGCCTGCCTATCGGTCAGGATCATCCTGATTACGCGGCAATGACATTGGGCAATTATATGTTGGGTGGTGGATTTCTCAACTCTCGACTGGCTTCCCGTATTCGGGGCAAAGATGGCTTGAGCTACGGTGTCGGTTCTCGCTTCACCGGCGACCCCTTGGATGAAACGGGTTCCTTTTTCGCTTATGCCATTTACGCTCCTGAGAATGCCGAAAAACTAGATAAAGCCTTCCGGGAAGAGATCGAAAAAGTGGTCAAAGAAGGTTTTACACCAGAAGAAATTGAGGCCGCCAAATCCGGTTGGTTACAAAGCCAGCAGGTAAGCCGCGCTCAGGATAATGGATTGGCCGGAAAACTCGAATCGAATCTTTTCTTGAACAGGGATTTGAGTTGGGATGAGGCACTGGAAAAGAAAGTAGCTAATTTGACGCCAAAGGATATTCATAAAGCGATGATCAAATACTTGGACATCAATAAAATGGTCATGATTAAAGCTGGAGATTTCGAAAAGGCAGCAAAGTCAGATAAGCCTTAGGCTGTTTGAAAAATGGGCACTGAAAGCCCTGGTTTAATTTAAAGAATTCGTGAAAATTCGTGCTAATTCGTGGCTAAACTAAAAAATAAGCCACGAATTGACACGAATTTCACGAATTATACACCTCTACCTCTAATTCACCGTAGGCTTTTCCTTCATCATAATCGGATCTACCGATTTTTCCCGAATCATTCGATTAAGCTCAGGAATTTCCTCGTTGACCACCTTTCTAAATTTCTGCAATTCCACATCAATTTGCTTGGTCAATTCTTCCTTAACCGCATAGGATTGAGCAGTCGGCCTAAAATCGCCATTGCCATTCAAGCTATTCAAATGTGCCAGCTTGTTGGTCAATTTTATTGGATAATTCAAAGGGTCTTGGCTACTTCGATTTTTGGTTTGATAAAGTGACTCCTCTACAGCTGTCAGCTTCTTGGTAATCGATTTTGCCTTTTCGATGACTTCCTCCATTTTTTCATCGCCTTTCAGCTTGTCAGAATAGGACTTGATCTGATCTCGAATATCTCGGATATCAATGATCGCCTGGTGCGCCTCGGAAGCTTTTTCAACCACTTCGCGGAGGAATTCCGATTGAGCTTGTAAGTCCTCCATGCTTGATTCTGAGCGAGGATCCTTCAGAATTTCGAAGGTTTGTTCCTGACTTTTGTCACCCATTGTCAGCCTAACCTTGTAGGTGCCTGGGATTACCTTGTTGCCCGTCAGCCGTCCTGCCCACATGATCAATCCTGGAAAGGTTTTTCCTGATGGATAACGCATATTCCAGACAAAACGATTGCCGTTTTCTTTGACCTCCAGTTTATCTTCCCTTTCCTTCGCTTTTGTGGAGAATTCTTTGATTAATTCGCCACTCATCTCCAGAAAACTTAGTTTGACTTCAATGGAGTCTGCTGGTTTTTGGGCCAGGTAAAAATGAACCATTACGCCGCCCGGGTGGTTGTCTCCTTCTGTTTTAGACGGCCGCCCAAAACCCCCTCCGCCACCTATTCGGTAGCTCGGCATGGGTTGGTAGAGGTGCATGTTACTCTGCGACATTTTGTTATCCAATTGGTGGAGAACAGTCAGGTCATCAATCATCCAAAAGCTCCTACCTTGGGTGGCAGCAATGAGGTTGTCATTTTTTATAGTAAGATCAGTAATAGGTACAATAGGCAAATTGAGTTGCATAGGCTGCCAGTGCTCTCCATCGTCAAAAGACATATACATGCCTGTTTCAGTACCTGCATAAAGCAATCCTTTACGTTTCGGATCTGCCCTGACTACCCGTGTAAAATGCTCCTTATCAATACCATTGGTAATTAATTTCCAGCTTTTACCGTAGTCTTTGGTTCGATATAGATAGGGGGTATAATCACCTAATTTGTAACGGGTACCTGCCACATAGGCACCACCTTTCACAAAAGGATCGACATCAATACTATTAATCATCATCCATTCTGGCATGCCTTTGGGGCTTACATTTTCCCAATTGCCGCCGCCATTTCGAGAAACATGGATCAAACCATCATCAGAACCCACCCAGAGCAAGTCTTTTTCCATGGGTGATTCCGTCATGGCAAAAATGGTACAATAATATTCAACACTGGTATTATCCTGGGTAATCGGTCCACCCGAGGTTTGCATCCTGGAGGTGTCATTTCGTGTAAGGTCTGGGCTGATGATTTCCCAGGATTGCCCGCCATTGGTACTGGTGTGCAATTGATTAGACCCAGCATAAATTTTCTTCTCATCATGAGGCGAGAAAAAGATAGGAAAATTCCACTGGAAGCGATAGCGCATGCCCACTGCACCATAACCCATCGGATTATCAGGCCAGACATTAATCGCTTGGCTTTGCTTGGTTCGGTGGTTTTCTCTGGTCAGCAAACCGCCATAACTTCCACCAAAAACGACATCATTATCGGTTGGGTCGACTGCTAAATGGGCACTTTCGCCACCAGCAGTAGGTTCCCAGTCACGTTCCCCTATAGAACCGCCATCTGTTCTATGAGCAATTCTTACCGTAGAATTATCCTGCTGTGCGCCATAAATCCGGTAGGGGAAATGGTTGTCTGTCACGAC containing:
- a CDS encoding cytidine deaminase, with protein sequence MRRMHLKTEVQVFKKEEMEKAEQALLEAALQACDQAYAPYSDFRVGVALSLDNGHIVKGANQENAAYPMCICAEPVALSNAKMAFPAAKILTMAIRIKSGRQKISEPAAPCGACRQMISEYESRQQAPITLLLQAEEGEVYKIEGIENLLPLSFNGTFLT
- a CDS encoding saccharopine dehydrogenase C-terminal domain-containing protein; protein product: MKNILIIGAGRSSSALIKYVLELAKEKNCFVTVADADPQMAEAKVGDHPNGRSAWLDVLKVNDRKDLISRADIVVSLLPAHLHLEVAHDCIKMRKHLITASYVSQEMYRLGDEARDRELIFMGEMGLDPGIDHMSAKQKIEEIQALGGKITAFRSFTGGLIAPESDDNPWHYKFTWNPRNVVLMGQGTAQYLEGGKLKFLPYNRLFKEYRSVEVPGLGNNYEVYANRDSLLYKDIYGLKGIPNILRGTFRPPGFCDAWNALIKIGLTDGSFPILNSGEITYHEWLDGYVNGISGSSVKERIANLIEEDIDSPVMQKLDWLGIFRKKKIKLSNATPALILEHLLLEKWKLSKGDRDMVVMQHEFEYKLQGKKHLLESTLILKGDNEMETAMSKLVGLPMGIFVRLVMEGKITSTGVNIPVMKEVYEPVLAELQNFGVVFKERERILD
- a CDS encoding lipid II flippase MurJ, producing MINTTSFYHQVLRISPLRAMQLFNVSRQGSLILIAILLAQFNLPTALLGNYEQLLFLGNLLTFFWISGLVQGLLSHYPVLSEPDQKRLLFNSFFLLLGLAVGLFLLAYWAKTFLWTSLLQQDNLLYYDLFLVYLCLNFPTHLVENFLLLQKKGIQILLFGLFSFSLQLLLMVGPVYLGWDFRYSFYGLVVVASVKFSYLFFMVWQQGIWKLDLTLVKQWLKLSWPLVLYAILGGLLPAYDGWLVGYLFDGDEKMFAIFRYGARELPLALALTNAFSSAMLPEIATGGHEALIEMKRRSVKLFHLLFPLSLFLMLASDALFPLLFNEDFVASAFVFRIYLLVIISRVVFSSTILISRQDNAMITKIGLIELLVNILSSYILGQYFGIAGIAMGTLLAFSLEKILQVAYLHFQHKVSPKDYLDFKWFFGYSALLLLSFLWTL
- a CDS encoding MBL fold metallo-hydrolase; this encodes MIQCKLPGLCVFESALYQTTTTVVDTADMVLVVDPNWLPTEIARVVQYVYTIKGNRPLYLLFTHSDYDHIIAYHAFPGAKTIASASFVDNPHKAKEIEQIKAFDDKYYIQRNYAIEYPHIDIEIAKEEDYIAFENTRIRFWMAPGHNRDGLFALIEPLGIWIVGDYLSDIEFPFIYHSLSDYEETLEKAGNILSTSRPKVLVPGHGNACFEGSEMQNRLRVSSDYLQRLRLHIEGKTEFDEQWLWDQYHFPLGMKVMHEENIKIITKALNKR
- a CDS encoding saccharopine dehydrogenase family protein codes for the protein MSKVLIIGAGGVGRVVAYKCAQHPEVFSHIMLASRTQSKCDEIIADVKRDTGHQYLETAKVDAENVPELVRLIRSFQPKLVLHVALPYQDLTIMDACLEAGVNYLDTANYEPKDEAKFEYSWQWAYQDRFKEAGLMAVLGCGFDPGVTSIFTARAAKHHFDEIHYLDIVDCNAGDHGKAFATNFNPEINIREITQKGRYYENGKWIETEPHEISMDLHYPNIGPKRSYLIYHEELESLVKHFPTLKRARFWMTFGQEYLTHLRVIQNIGMARIDAVKYKGIDIIPLEFLKAVLPDPGELGENYTGETSIGCRIKGIKDGKEKTYYIWNNCSHEAAYKETGAQGVSYTTGVPAMIGAMMMMTGKWTGKGVFNVEEFNPDPFLEKLGEYGLPWEEKTGIDLEF
- the nspC gene encoding carboxynorspermidine decarboxylase: MNINYQAVPSPSFVLEEARLRQNLTLIQGVQEAADVSIILALKGFSMWKVFPFVKQYLKGATASSLYEARLIFEEMGVKAHTYSPAYLPDEFEEILGYSSHITFNSISEYHRYQKRLAAFPVKVSPGIRVNPEYSPVEVALYNPAAPGSRLGEMVEAFAAGLPEGVEGLHFHTLCESGADDLEKVLAAFEKRFAHFLPQLKWVNFGGGHLMTRKGYDLDLLIRLLKDFRQRHGVEVILEPGSAIAWETGVLVASVLDIIESRGIKTAILDVSFTAHMPDTLEMPYRPRIVGASDPVEGLPTYRMGGVSCLAGDFMSAYSFPHELQVGDRVILEDMIHYTMVKTTMFNGVKHPSICIWKENGSLEVVRTFQYEDYKHRMS
- a CDS encoding pitrilysin family protein produces the protein MRLKMLFTALFAVLFANFSLQAQKPAVEKLPEGIEKVTSVEGITEYLLTSNGLKILLFPDPSQPTITVNITYLVGSRHEAYGETGMAHLLEHLVFKGTPNHPNIPQELTEHGARPNGTTSVDRTNYFETFSATEENLKWALDLEADRMVNSFIAKKDLDSEMTVVRNEFERGENSPGRILSQRIYSSAFLWHNYGKSTIGARSDIEQVPIERLQGFYRKYYQPDNAVLAVSGKINVLETLKLISEYFGKIPKPDRVLYKTYTKEPTQDGERLVTLKRTGDVQAVACAYHTAPASHPDNTKLDVLMEILTNEPSGRLYKALVESELAASQWGSIRSMRESSVAYFSADVLKEKSLEEAKNIMLQTIDEIGDNPPTEEEVERAKSSLLKNFELFFKNSSSVGLAISEFVAMGDWRLAFIYRDQLEKVTLEDVVMVSKKYFKPSNRTVGLFIPEENPDRVDIPDMPNIEELVKDYKGRAEISAGEEFDPSPANIDARTQKDEIPNSLEFAFLTKETRGDAVVGRMTLRFGDAKRLSGKAMVAQLTAAMLDKGTTKMDRQKIQDELDRLKSRVRIFGGGAAASVSLESDREHLPELISLVGDMFKSPSFPEAEFEKLKQERIAAIEQQRSDPQALASQKLSRVMNNYSKDDIRYAMDFDEQLAAINAVTIDDVKKFHKDFYGSTDGTVSLVGDFDDGVAKKALAKTFMDWKSPGKYTRIKDEHYEPKPVNETINTPDKANATFFAALSLPIGQDHPDYAAMTLGNYMLGGGFLNSRLASRIRGKDGLSYGVGSRFTGDPLDETGSFFAYAIYAPENAEKLDKAFREEIEKVVKEGFTPEEIEAAKSGWLQSQQVSRAQDNGLAGKLESNLFLNRDLSWDEALEKKVANLTPKDIHKAMIKYLDINKMVMIKAGDFEKAAKSDKP